In a genomic window of Acropora muricata isolate sample 2 chromosome 2, ASM3666990v1, whole genome shotgun sequence:
- the LOC136893077 gene encoding serine-aspartate repeat-containing protein I-like: protein MEIPCEKTSGKASSSVSINSLETGQFVEDVITYARRSVQSARVSFQQDATDPQVEAALPVVIATGLDTGESTDLIQEPIGNASAASAGDNEPATEIDGVKAGMSPVDDAAVTTMATVVDANPANLIEEPSMDAAFSVDTVTQSSATKVDGSATTDVVAELSNADANLAEEPTAEATSNVDAVAQESSAVAVAELSNADANLAEEPTAEETSNVDAVAQESSAVAVAELSNADANLAEEPTAEATSNVDAVAQEPSAVAVAELSNADANLAEEPTAEATSNVDAVAQESSAVAVADLSNADANLAEEPTAEATSNVDAVAQESSAVAVADLSNADANLAEEPRAEATSNVDAVAQESSAVAVAELSNADANLAEEPTAEATSNVDAVAQEPSAVAVAELSNADANLAEEPTAEATSNVDAVAQEPSAVAVAELSNADANLAEEPRADATSNADAVAQEPSAVAVAELSNADANLAEEPRADATSNVDAVAQEPSAVAVAELSNADADTIAIVGPAKGDVPSKEDEAVTETVPADNQDSAKTGEIPVDDQELSIAEAKEQHPTDKVESTVSKDNTPDRPAPVEAGDNGPGSPVKAKRSLKFFNRNKVAPSNEDSAKRPAPKEEIIMVALENTYYSMDKDKIVTYTGVRDENDNVILVINPQNIPVKTKEEQKTMWAQIGESLQRNMPKEKFVIIIKPTMPVKETKNLYKLMKESFSDKLSSCLIYRPGAKFKAAYFVCRPFLQ from the exons ATGGAG ATTCCATGTGAAAAAACTTCAGGAAAAGCATCCTCGAGTGTATCAATTAATTCCCTCGAGACCGGTCAATTTGTGGAAGATGTGATCACTTACGCCCGTAGAAGCGTTCAGTCGGCAAGGGTTTCATTCCAACAA GATGCTACTGATCCACAAGTGGAAGCCGCTTTGCCTGTTGTCatcgcaactggtttggacacTGGAGAATCCACGGATTTGATCCAGGAACCAATCGGTAACGCATCGGCTGCGAGCGCTGGCGATAATGAGCCAGCAACTGAGATTGACGGCGTGAAAGCAGGCATGTCACCAGTTGATGACGCTGCCGTAACAACAATGGCAACTGTTGTTGATGCGAATCCCGCCAATCTGATCGAAGAACCATCGATGGACGCAGCTTTCAGTGTTGACACTGTGACTCAATCATCAGCTACCAAGGTAGATGGGTCAGCTACAACTGATGTTGTGGCAGAACTGTCAAACGCAGATGCCAATCTGGCGGAAGAACCAACAGCGGAAGCAACTTCCAATGTTGATGCTGTGGCTCAAGAGTCATCAGCCGTTGCTGTGGCAGAATTGTCAAACGCAGATGCCAATCTGGCGGAAGAACCAACAGCGGAAGAAACTTCCAATGTTGATGCTGTGGCTCAAGAGTCATCAGCCGTTGCAGTGGCAGAATTGTCAAACGCAGATGCCAATCTGGCGGAAGAACCAACAGCGGAAGCAACTTCCAATGTTGATGCTGTGGCTCAAGAGCCATCAGCCGTTGCTGTGGCAGAATTGTCAAACGCAGATGCCAATCTGGCGGAAGAACCAACAGCGGAAGCAACTTCCAATGTTGATGCTGTGGCTCAAGAGTCATCAGCCGTTGCAGTGGCAGATTTGTCAAACGCAGATGCCAATCTGGCGGAAGAACCAACAGCGGAAGCAACTTCCAATGTTGATGCTGTGGCTCAAGAGTCATCAGCCGTTGCAGTGGCAGATTTGTCAAACGCAGATGCCAATCTGGCGGAAGAACCAAGAGCGGAAGCAACTTCCAATGTTGATGCTGTGGCTCAAGAGTCATCAGCCGTTGCTGTGGCAGAATTGTCAAACGCAGATGCCAATCTGGCGGAAGAACCAACAGCGGAAGCAACTTCCAATGTTGATGCTGTGGCTCAAGAGCCATCAGCCGTTGCTGTGGCAGAATTGTCAAACGCAGATGCCAATCTGGCGGAAGAACCAACAGCGGAAGCAACTTCCAATGTTGATGCTGTGGCTCAAGAGCCATCAGCCGTTGCAGTGGCAGAATTGTCAAACGCAGATGCCAATCTGGCGGAAGAACCAAGAGCGGACGCAACTTCCAATGCTGATGCTGTGGCTCAAGAGCCATCAGCCGTTGCAGTGGCAGAATTGTCAAACGCAGATGCCAATCTGGCGGAAGAACCAAGAGCGGACGCAACTTCCAATGTTGACGCTGTGGCTCAAGAGCCATCAGCCGTTGCTGTGGCAGAATTGTCAAACGCAGATGCTGATACCATTGCCATTGTGGGTCCCGCTAAGGGTGATGTACCATCAAAAGAGGATGAAGCAGTGACCGAGACAGTGCCAGCAGACAACCAGGATTCAGCTAAAACTGGCGAGATTCCAGTGGACGATCAGGAATTATCAATCGCCGAGGCCAAAGAACAGCATCCAACAGACAAGGTTGAATCGACAGTATCCAAG GATAATACCCCAGATAGGCCTGCACCGGTAGAGGCCGGAGATAATGGACCAGGATCGCCTGTCAAGGCTAAAAGATCTCTGAAGTTCTTTAATAGGAATAAGGTGGCACCTTCGAATGAAGATTCAG CCAAGAGACCTGCGCCAAAGGAAGAGATCATAATGGTGGCATTGGAGAATACTTACTATTCCATGGACAAAGACAAGATTGTGACTTACACCG GAGTGAGGGATGAAAATGACAATGTAATCTTGGTTATTAATCCACAAAACATCCCCGTCAAGACTAAAGAGGAGCAGAAAACCATGTGGGC ACAAATTGGAGAatctttgcaaagaaacatgcccaaagaaaaatttgtcatcattatcaagccAACAATGCCAGTTAAGGAGACGAAGAATCTCTACAAGCTTATGAAGGAAAG CTTCTCGGACAAACTATCGTCTTGTCTTATCTATCGCCCAGGCGCTAAATTCAAGGCTGCCTACTTCGTTTGTCGGCCATTCCTGCAGTAA